Within the Salvia hispanica cultivar TCC Black 2014 chromosome 4, UniMelb_Shisp_WGS_1.0, whole genome shotgun sequence genome, the region TCGAAGTTTGATAAAAAGCAAAAAACTTTTCAAACGCATGTTCCTCACGCCTCAATACATGCAagcatattttttaatcaaaggGAGCCcataatttgttgaaaaattaaaaataaatgtgttttACTTGAATAATAGTTAGTTATGTTCAtattgaacaaataaaaaactggGAATTGATTTTACTTGAAGTATACGCCTCTCTCTTCCCGAATGCACAAAATCtgtaatttatattcttttaatttttttgcaaGATCCAATAATTCCCATTAGTATGTTTTAATTAGTTCCATTTAGTATGTTTTAATTAGTTCCCATTAGTATGTTTTAATTAGTTCCATTTAGCATTTAGTTATGTTCAtattgaacaaataaaaaactcaACCAATTCcatttagttagttattccTCTACAAGAATTAATAGAAGAATGgaaattaaatatcattattaaaaaatcaattgcaATGATAAATAcagtatatgaaaataatgcaTGTTAATAAAGACACCAAGCCTAAACCCAACTAATTGTGTAATGGTGGGTCCAAAAAGTCCATAAAAAcaaagtttaatttattttacatactTATTAGAGATTAGTGGAAACTCGAAACACAAGCTGGTGGATAATGCGTAACGTCCATGAACAACGGATTCAcccttaaaattttaaatcatgcactatttttcttaaaaatttaatcaataatcatAAACTAAAGTCCGGctgaatatgaaaaattacatccattaattaaacaaaaaaaaatggacaGCTATAATTATTCAATAGCATTGAAATAAGAGAAAATCATAAGCATTATAGCAAGTAGTGAGTCATTGACGATCACCAAATTTAACGAAAATTTCCTAGGAATTATTTTTCACCTCCTAAGAATATAGTAaatctttttcaaattttcacgAGAAAGCTAGCATCCCTATAACGGCGCTTATTAAGAATGGCATCAAACCGGAGGAAAAGCTCCGAGCCGAACCGGAGTAGTACGGGTCGACCGGGTACAGGTTCCCGGGCGGACCGTTTATGTATATGTAAGGCGGGTTCTGGCCGCCGCCGCTAGGAGGAGGCGGGCAGTAGTTGCTCTGTGGCGGCTGCTTCTTGggtggaggcggaggaggaggagacgGTGGCGGATTGCAAGGGTTGTTGCAAGGGCAGCCACCGCATTTGTTCTCCAACTCAGGAGGGGTTTCATCAAGAAGcttttttgaatttgttggttGTTGGGATTCCACTAAAATTGAGATCATGGCAAGAAAAATGATGAAGTGAGAGATTTCGAACCTAGCTATCATGGTTTGAGTGATCATGAAGTTTGGGTTTGTGATTGATAAATGTGTGTATTTGTAGGAGTGTGTTGGAAAGGTGCTCTGTTAGGTGCATGGAAGCATTGGAAAAGGGGAGGGGAAATTTTGGAGAAATAATAGGGGGGATTTATTAGGGAATTGGAATGGTTTTGGcttgaattataatttttctttgtatCTATTGAGGGGTTTGGCTTAAACTATAGGCAATTCACTATTTGCATGTGGATGGTCCACTTTATAGGCATTCTACAGCTAATTCCAATAATTGTATACTTTTTCCTATAATACAATTGCTTTCTCACTATTCATGAGATTTTATTAGAGGATATAAACATAAACCGCAATCtcatttggatttattttgtcaattgacaaaataaattaagttgaAGAAGAGAATTGACTAATAAATTaggttgaagaagaagagacaGGAGACTATATCTGTAAATCAGTTAGTCGGTGGCGCGActtagaagaataaaataagttgtaggagtagtattttgtaaCTATGCATGCAATAAATGTGCAATACACTAAGTTAAGTTGTgagtttaaaatttgaaataattgtattaatcgaaattttgatggattaaaaaagttaaaggGCCATGTTCAATCAACGTTGCATGCATCACATAGAGGAATAGGTGGAGGATGTATATGTATCTATTATTGGAGCTTGATTGAAAAGCAAATTTTCAGGGAATCATGCAAAGATATATGAATGATGAATTCATAAATGTTTTTAAGTAAACAAATTTAGACAACTCATCTTAGGTGTAAGCTTTTCTTgagaaaacaagaaatttcttcaataaaattaaaataatactactactaattgcTTTTTAGTTGTGTAGTGTAATATAGTCGTGTCAAGTTAAACTATTGTTtgattagagcatctccaaccattccaCTAagctcaaactcattttagtgtaaatgtcacactaaatattgattttactccaactatttacactaaactcaaacttaaaagaatattctctaaaTTATGCCTTTTTTacttacaaaatttgaaaaacttttaggttttggtttagtgtAGACCTAAagatatgtatttttttctcaaaaaccaaaaatgggATTGGTTTTTGAGTACTATTGGAGCTAAATACCTATccaattttagattttagagTATTCTTCGAGATGGTCTTAGGATTGCCTAAGGTTATGTACTTATATAATTCACAGTTTAAGAACTAAAGTGAACGATTAAAAGTTCACAGGATccgatttaaaaaaaaataaaaattcatgttCACAATCATGATTTATGAATTACAGCAAAATATGTCATTACCCCCATTAAAGGATAACGTATATCATCAGAGTAGTCgtataaaatagtaataaaatgatagaCGGGCCCGCGGGGTATAGCCCAGTTGATTTCAGAGGGATAGATTTGCCCAAACAAGCAAGGTTCGAGTCTCGCAGCGTGTAGTATTAGAGTAACATTTTTCAAGCCCATTATGGGCACTGGCAGACCTACATACAATGGGGGGGACTTTAGCCCCtaatgaattcattttttaaacttttttctactataaaattctaaaacttattcatattttatactacatattatataaaagcaCATATTAATAATCCAAACTacatacaaatttatttttaaggtaaattttgaaaatttagccCCTACTCACGTTCATTTCTGCGTCCGCTACTGATTATGGGTCTTGAGGGTGGGCTCGTTGTAGGGTTCTTCAACTCTCCATTGCATCAAAGAATCATCGTATCCTATGACTGTATATTATTCACACAAATTAcgaaattaatcaaaatagtaTCCTACGAATTTATCgcatttcaaattatatcatTCATTAGAATTAGAAGCATTAGGCCATCTCTAATTATTTACgccaaatttaaattcatttttagtaccaaaaaatagtttcaatCCAATCATTTATACCATATTTAAgttttacaccatttttgagtatttgtCTCACAAATATTTTACAGTATACatcatatttgatgttattccattgaaaaatccaaatatgaatttgagttttgtgtatggttggagaaattacctacattaaaaataagttttggtgtatggttgggCTAAAGATGCTAAGTCTCGGACTCACAAGCAAGACTGATATATAAAAGACGTAGCCCAAATAGCGAGCCCTATTTGAAGCAGATTGGGCCAAAGATGCTAAGCCTGACAAAGCAGAAAGTCGTATACGTGTCAAGTGGGCCCACACCGGGCTGGGCTGGGCTGGCCCGGCCCACTTGACATCTCTAAGTCGCATATCACTCAACAAGATTTCATTATTCACACTTGATCAGTCAACTTGAAATTCCTCATGCCTAACTGCCACAATGTGGTCCGGTAATCCCATGAGAATCACTTCACAATAAACCAATTTGTTGAGAcgtattttaaaactaaaataagattttgaaaataccATCACGATTATCACTTagttgtttaaaataaaatttaatttatgttcgATTATCACAGAAAAACATAGGAGTATATACGAAAGTGAAACCATTACAATTGTAGATTtatccaaataaataattggaaatCCCACTATATAGCTATAATTAAGTCAAAATCTAACtaatcataaacaaaattcatcttattttattttattctattatattttatatttcaataatcttaattaataatactacCAAAATATAAGCGTGAATCCTTGACCAACCcaatttccttttcctttattttttgacGAACCATAAccatttctaaaatttgaatctcGATTTCAATACTCCATCGCCGATCTCCATTTGGAACAAAACCCTAGATCCTAACCATGTTCAAACAGTTTCAGGTAATCCTTCTTCTAGTATCTCTCGCCGCCCCAATCCACTGCCGGAACCCCCACCTCATCAACTTCCGGTGGCCTAACCTCTATCCGGCCTCCTTCGCTTGGGATCCCAAATCCGACCACTTCCTCCTCGGCTCCCTCCGCCACCGCCAGATCACCTCCGTCTCCGACGCCGGCGTCGTCTCCTCACTCCTCTCCGACGATTCCCTCCCCCCGGACTCCTTCTTCCTCGCCATCTCGCTCGATCcccgccaccgccgcctccTCGCCGTCGTCCGCCGCCTCTCCCCTCCCTTCTCCGCCCTAGCCACCTACGACCTCCGCACCCTCCGCCAGCTCTTCCTCACCCCGCTCGACGATCTCCTCCCctccgccgtcgccgccaACGACGTCGCCGCCGATTACTCCGGCAACGCCTACGTCACCGACTCGGCGAACGGCGTCGTCTTCAAAATCACCGACCAAGGCGAGGCGTCGATTCTCTCCAGTTCCGATCTCTTCAAATCCGACGCAATCGCCGTCGACGGCGGTCTCAACGGCGTCGTTTACGACACCAGAGGCTATCTGTTGGTGACTCAGTCAAACACGGGGAAGCTCTTCAAAGTCCTCACCGATAACGGATCGGCGATGCGCGTGATTCTGAATAAGGATCTGACGGCGGCCGACGGCATCGCCGTTAGAAGAGACGGCGTCGTTTTGGTGGCGTCGAAGCATAAGCTGTATTTCATCAAGAGCGACGACAGCTGGAGCCAGGGATCCGTGTTTGACGAAATTGCCCTCGCTGAGGAGAAACACGTCACCGCTGTGGCCGTTGGGGCG harbors:
- the LOC125222835 gene encoding uncharacterized protein LOC125222835 yields the protein MFKQFQVILLLVSLAAPIHCRNPHLINFRWPNLYPASFAWDPKSDHFLLGSLRHRQITSVSDAGVVSSLLSDDSLPPDSFFLAISLDPRHRRLLAVVRRLSPPFSALATYDLRTLRQLFLTPLDDLLPSAVAANDVAADYSGNAYVTDSANGVVFKITDQGEASILSSSDLFKSDAIAVDGGLNGVVYDTRGYLLVTQSNTGKLFKVLTDNGSAMRVILNKDLTAADGIAVRRDGVVLVASKHKLYFIKSDDSWSQGSVFDEIALAEEKHVTAVAVGADSRVYVLYGNGDEGIIGKSEREEFSIVEVESEAEGKEENLWIFVLIGLGFAYFLIWRFQMRQLVHNMDKKHA